The genomic segment actccccccccccccccccccgtgttttgtAAAAAGATGAACGTATTGCCTACCGAGTCAATTGTCTGCCAGTGCTGGCTGAAGCACCGAGCACAGCTCACCCCTGGAGGGAGCGGAGGagaagggtggtggtggtgggaggggagggggggggggtaagtaaAGAGGAGCAGGTGAAAGGCGACCCCCACCCAAAAAACCtagcctcccccacccaccccccctcaatcACACATCAGTCTCCACCGCTCTGAGCTGCAGAGAGTTGGGCTGGGCGTTCTCCGTGCCGTTGTTTTTGGATTTAAGACAGAGGGTCTGCTTCAAGCCTTCCTCCATCTCGAGGTATTCGGACTTGTTGCccaggctggaggaggaggaggaggtggtggagctgCGGAACTTCTTGAGGAGGTTACCCGGGAGGTAGGGGCAGCTGGCGGCGGGGCTGAGCTGGGCTTGCTGCTGCTCCTCGTTCTCCCGGTGGTAGAAGTAGTTGAAGTTGGAGACGATGACGGGCACGGGCAGGGCGATGGTCAGCACGCCGGCGATGGCGCAGAGCGAGCCCACGATCTTGCCGCCCACCGTGATGGGCTTCATGTCGCCGTAGCCCACCGTGGTCATGGTGACCACGGCCCACCAGAAGGCGTCGGGGATGCTGGTGAACTGCGAGCGCGGCTCGTCGGCCTCGGCGAAGTAGACGGCGCTGGAGAAGAGGATGACGCCGATGAAGAGGAAGAAGATGAGGAGGCCCAGCTCCCGCATGCTGGCCCGCAGCGTGTGGCCCAGGATCTGCAGCCCCTTGGAGTGGCGCGACAGCTTGAAGATGCGGAAGACCCGCACCAGGCGGATGGTGCGCAGGATGGCGAAGGACATGGCCTGCTGCCCGTTGGCCTGGCGGTGCGCCAGCTCGGTGCCCAGGGTGATGAAGTAGGGCAGAATGGACACGATGTCGATCATGTTCATGATGTCGCGGAAGAAGGCGGGCTTGCTGGGGCAGGCGGCGAAGCGCACCAGCAGCTCGAAGGAGAACCACACGATGCACACCGTCTCCACGATGAAGAAAGGGTCGCCGAAGGTGGCGGCCAGGCGCCCGGCGGGGGGCGGGCGGGTGGCGTTGGCGGGAAGCTGGCCGGCGGGCGGCAAATCGCGGTCGTCGCGGAACTCGGGCAGGGTCTCCAGGCAGAAGATGACGATGGAGATGAGGATGACCAGCACCGAGACGATGGCGATGCCCCGCGCCGGGCTCGAGCTCTCCGGGTACTCGAAGAGGAGCCAGACTTGGCGCCAAAACTCCCCTCGGGGCAGCGGCTTATCCGCCTCCTTGACGAAGCCCTCCTCCTCGCGGAATTTGAGCATGGCCTCGTCCCCCAGCTGGTAGAACTTGATCTCCTCGGCGAAGATGTCGAAGGGCACGTTGACGGGCCGCTTGAGGCGCCCGCCGCTCTGGTAGTAGTACAGAATCGCGTCGAAGCTGGGCCGGTTGCGGTCGAAGAAGTACTCGTTGCGCAGCGGGTCGAAGTAGCCCATGCGGCGGGCGGGGTCGCCCAGCAGGGTGTCCGGGAACTGCCCCAAGGTCCGCGCCTGGGTCTCGAACCGCAGCCCCGACACGTTGATGACCACCCGCtcgccgcagctccagccggcggcgcCCCCGCCCCGCGGCGGCGCGTCTCCCGCCGAGGACGTCTGCTCGCCCTCCATCGAGTGATGCCGCTGGCGGCGGCGGGGTGccccccgctcctcctcctcctcctcctcctccgtctccTCCTCCCGCTCCACCTCCTCCAGCGGGAGGCGCGGGTTGCCCTGGCGACGCCGCCCGCCCCCGCCCTGGTTGTGGGCGGATCCCGCCgccgctgccgccacggcggccgccGCCCGCGAGCTGGCCAGGCGCTCCCGCCGCTGGGCGTAGCCGTAAGGCGGGTGGCTGTTGCAGCCGCCGCCCTCCACGCTCACCATGGCCACCTCCATCTTCCCTTGGCAATGGCGCCAGCCTCAGGCCACGCACAATCTCCCCGGGGGTTTGCTCTCCCAAGCGGCcactcctcccctctctcctctcctctcctctctctggcgggggggggggggggggcgctcagcACTTTCCAGGACGCCCCATTCTCAGGCTCTGCAAAAACAAAAAGAGGAGAAAAAAAAACACAATGAAGAAAGTTGCCTCCAAGACATTGCCACGTTCAGTCTGGGCACATGGACCCAAAGAAAGCActaaggacatagaacatacagtgcaggaggtggccattcggtccatcgagtttaagccctcactatccccgtaacccaataacccctcctaaccttttttggacactaagggcaatttagcacggccaatcctccttaacctgcacgtctttggacggtgggaggaaaccggagcacccggaggaaacccacgcacacacggggagaacgtgcagactccgcacagacagtgacccagccgggaatcgaacctgggactctgacgctgtgaagccacagt from the Scyliorhinus torazame isolate Kashiwa2021f chromosome 10, sScyTor2.1, whole genome shotgun sequence genome contains:
- the LOC140384711 gene encoding potassium voltage-gated channel subfamily A member 4-like, with translation MEGEQTSSAGDAPPRGGGAAGWSCGERVVINVSGLRFETQARTLGQFPDTLLGDPARRMGYFDPLRNEYFFDRNRPSFDAILYYYQSGGRLKRPVNVPFDIFAEEIKFYQLGDEAMLKFREEEGFVKEADKPLPRGEFWRQVWLLFEYPESSSPARGIAIVSVLVILISIVIFCLETLPEFRDDRDLPPAGQLPANATRPPPAGRLAATFGDPFFIVETVCIVWFSFELLVRFAACPSKPAFFRDIMNMIDIVSILPYFITLGTELAHRQANGQQAMSFAILRTIRLVRVFRIFKLSRHSKGLQILGHTLRASMRELGLLIFFLFIGVILFSSAVYFAEADEPRSQFTSIPDAFWWAVVTMTTVGYGDMKPITVGGKIVGSLCAIAGVLTIALPVPVIVSNFNYFYHRENEEQQQAQLSPAASCPYLPGNLLKKFRSSTTSSSSSSLGNKSEYLEMEEGLKQTLCLKSKNNGTENAQPNSLQLRAVETDV